The Methanohalophilus portucalensis genome window below encodes:
- the sfsA gene encoding DNA/RNA nuclease SfsA, with translation MPESEKQVMHIGWDAEAVFISRPNRFVAIVDIPSSGIQNVEVHVHDPGRLVDLLYRENRLLLKKATNPHRKTKWDLIAAKKDDGWVLVNSAYHRKIAEWVLSDPDISPLGQVDSILPEQKLGESRLDFLVFKGDKRIWVEIKGCTLVRDEVALFPDAPTTRGKRHLDELTLAKRNRDHAAVLFLVFRPDAKYFSPNRLMDPGFYGAYQKAREAGVDFYPLLFTFREGIIYFYKILSSHEI, from the coding sequence ATGCCTGAATCAGAAAAACAGGTGATGCATATTGGATGGGATGCTGAAGCCGTCTTCATCAGCCGTCCCAACCGGTTTGTTGCGATTGTAGATATTCCGTCATCTGGTATACAAAACGTGGAGGTCCATGTTCACGACCCCGGAAGGCTGGTTGATCTGCTTTACAGGGAAAACCGGTTACTACTGAAAAAGGCGACAAATCCCCATCGTAAAACAAAATGGGATCTCATTGCTGCAAAAAAGGATGATGGCTGGGTACTTGTAAATTCTGCATATCATCGCAAGATTGCTGAGTGGGTATTATCGGATCCTGATATTAGTCCTCTGGGACAGGTGGATTCAATTTTGCCTGAGCAAAAACTTGGTGAAAGCAGACTGGATTTTCTTGTTTTCAAAGGGGACAAACGTATTTGGGTAGAGATTAAAGGGTGTACCCTTGTTAGGGATGAAGTAGCCCTCTTTCCCGATGCTCCTACAACAAGGGGCAAGCGTCACCTTGATGAACTTACACTGGCAAAGAGAAACAGGGATCATGCAGCAGTTCTTTTCTTGGTTTTCAGGCCTGATGCAAAATATTTTTCCCCTAACCGGCTAATGGATCCGGGATTTTACGGGGCATATCAAAAGGCCAGGGAGGCAGGAGTAGATTTTTATCCGCTTCTGTTTACTTTTCGGGAAGGGATTATTTATTTTTATAAGATACTTTCTTCACATGAAATTTGA
- a CDS encoding ABC transporter ATP-binding protein, producing MDKNIIEYRDLSIIHSHQKVLENFNLTINEGEKVLIRGKSGTGKSTLFLCLLGLMRPSGGDVYFKDLPVNGNSVSLVRTKVAYVPQNVDVGRDSVNEFFDTIFSYNAVGFTPSFEKIQRLLEWFELDDSILKKEFKSLSGGEKQRIVLILSLLLERNVLLLDEPTSSLDSSLKSKVVDYFVNDPSLTVVVISHDPQWEKEGLRVVDIPNK from the coding sequence ATGGATAAAAATATTATTGAATACAGGGACCTTAGCATTATTCATTCGCATCAGAAGGTTCTGGAGAATTTCAATCTTACAATAAATGAAGGTGAAAAAGTTCTAATCAGGGGGAAATCCGGAACCGGTAAATCCACCCTTTTCCTGTGTCTGCTGGGATTGATGCGTCCTTCAGGTGGGGATGTTTATTTTAAGGATTTGCCGGTTAATGGTAATTCTGTTTCTCTTGTGCGTACAAAAGTAGCCTATGTTCCCCAGAATGTTGATGTTGGAAGAGATAGTGTAAACGAGTTCTTTGACACTATATTCTCCTATAATGCCGTTGGGTTTACTCCTTCTTTTGAAAAAATCCAAAGGTTGCTTGAATGGTTTGAACTTGATGATTCCATTCTCAAAAAAGAATTCAAATCTCTCTCTGGAGGGGAAAAACAGCGTATTGTACTCATTTTGTCTCTACTTCTGGAAAGAAATGTATTATTGCTTGATGAACCCACTTCTTCCCTCGATTCTTCATTAAAATCAAAGGTAGTTGACTATTTTGTCAATGACCCTTCATTAACAGTAGTTGTCATTTCACACGATCCCCAGTGGGAAAAAGAAGGTTTGCGTGTTGTGGATATTCCAAACAAATGA
- a CDS encoding ABC transporter permease, with product MAEINVIQNIGVSGFIFCALLLILPFLVSYYFKLGIIKKSVIIVSRMSFQLFLIGLLLTVVFDINNPLINVLWVFVMLFFATYTILEGTEFKTGPFLPTMLILFSIANILVLFYFTGFIIKLDDIFEARYLIPIAGMLMGNSLRANIVALNDFYQDVKNNEQRYLYRLCVGASRKEALFPYMQRSMLSSLKPTLANMATMGIVFLPGMMTGQILGGVNPILAIKYQITIMVAIFVTTVLGVLVCVIVVVEKGFDDYDLMVEDIKKV from the coding sequence ATGGCAGAAATTAACGTAATTCAAAACATCGGTGTTTCCGGATTCATATTCTGCGCCTTGTTGCTTATTCTTCCCTTTCTGGTAAGTTATTATTTCAAATTGGGTATCATAAAGAAAAGTGTCATTATCGTATCGCGGATGTCTTTCCAGTTATTCCTGATAGGGCTTCTGCTTACCGTAGTTTTTGATATTAATAACCCGCTTATTAACGTTTTATGGGTATTTGTAATGCTGTTCTTTGCGACATATACCATACTCGAAGGAACAGAGTTCAAGACAGGACCTTTTCTTCCCACAATGCTGATCCTTTTTTCCATTGCAAACATACTGGTTCTGTTTTATTTTACCGGTTTTATCATAAAACTTGATGATATCTTTGAAGCTCGCTACCTCATACCCATTGCAGGTATGCTTATGGGTAACTCCTTGCGTGCAAATATTGTTGCATTGAACGATTTTTATCAAGATGTAAAGAACAATGAGCAACGTTACCTGTACAGGCTTTGTGTTGGTGCATCCAGGAAAGAAGCCTTATTTCCCTATATGCAAAGGAGTATGCTATCTTCTCTCAAACCGACTCTTGCCAACATGGCAACAATGGGTATAGTATTCCTGCCGGGTATGATGACCGGTCAGATATTGGGGGGAGTGAATCCCATACTGGCTATCAAATACCAGATAACCATAATGGTAGCTATTTTTGTAACTACTGTGCTGGGTGTCCTGGTTTGTGTGATTGTAGTCGTGGAGAAAGGCTTTGATGATTATGACCTGATGGTCGAAGATATTAAAAAAGTATGA
- a CDS encoding PHP domain-containing protein translates to MIIDMHTHSFYSDGTLSPEELVKEASEVGLKSICLTDHDTLDGVLSVGDTTSRYGVELIPGVELTARYAGMEFHILGMGIDVGNTKLKSVLAKMAGERFERAKEISSLLGEHGWEVNISSLSYSKGTVTTHDIAKAVTNREISAFDFHNEWLSSDSPCVVGTSSMPVKDAISMIQKAGGKAVCAHLLRTLGEQGQVDNLLKIASDMVDMGIDGFETFYGQSRMMNVSVMNSIADRYGLLKTGGSDYHGPGHKGRCPLGQYYSYGFGYDQEKVLQSVRVRPLLSCIP, encoded by the coding sequence ATGATTATTGACATGCATACACATTCTTTCTATTCCGATGGTACACTTTCACCTGAAGAGCTTGTTAAGGAAGCTTCTGAAGTGGGACTGAAGTCTATATGTCTTACGGATCACGATACACTGGATGGTGTTCTTTCTGTTGGTGACACTACGTCAAGATATGGTGTTGAATTAATTCCGGGAGTGGAATTGACAGCCAGATATGCGGGAATGGAATTTCATATACTGGGTATGGGCATTGATGTTGGGAATACCAAATTAAAAAGTGTGCTTGCAAAGATGGCTGGTGAAAGATTTGAGAGGGCAAAAGAGATATCCTCTCTTCTGGGAGAGCATGGGTGGGAAGTCAATATATCTTCCCTTTCCTATTCAAAAGGTACGGTTACCACACATGATATTGCAAAAGCGGTCACAAACAGGGAGATTTCAGCGTTTGATTTTCATAATGAATGGCTAAGTTCGGATTCCCCATGTGTTGTGGGTACTTCTTCGATGCCTGTTAAAGATGCTATTTCTATGATACAAAAGGCAGGTGGCAAAGCGGTCTGTGCTCATCTTCTGAGAACACTTGGAGAACAAGGTCAGGTTGATAATCTTTTGAAAATCGCTTCAGACATGGTCGATATGGGCATTGATGGCTTTGAAACATTCTATGGGCAAAGCCGTATGATGAATGTATCTGTAATGAATTCAATAGCTGATCGCTATGGTCTTTTAAAAACCGGTGGTTCGGATTATCATGGACCGGGCCATAAGGGCAGATGCCCTCTTGGTCAGTATTACTCTTATGGGTTTGGTTATGATCAGGAGAAAGTGTTGCAGAGTGTTCGGGTAAGACCACTGCTTTCCTGTATCCCATAA
- a CDS encoding TIGR00295 family protein, with the protein MISYRDAILLLKNEGCSEKVIQHCIEVSRASEEIAGRLQKRGYDVDIELVRIGGLLHDIGRGTTHGIMHADAGSRRATELGLNEKLIDIIRNHIGAGIPAEEAKEMGLPPQDYIPLSMEEKVVAHADNLVKGTKRISTEERINRMKKKGVGKEAIERVHELAEELGIKQL; encoded by the coding sequence ATGATCTCTTACAGGGATGCAATACTGTTACTCAAAAACGAAGGGTGCTCTGAAAAAGTAATCCAGCACTGCATTGAAGTATCAAGGGCATCCGAAGAGATCGCAGGCAGGCTTCAAAAAAGGGGCTACGATGTCGATATTGAACTCGTCAGAATCGGCGGGCTTTTACATGATATCGGAAGAGGTACCACACACGGCATCATGCATGCAGATGCCGGTAGCCGGCGTGCGACTGAACTGGGCCTTAATGAAAAACTAATAGATATTATAAGGAACCATATTGGTGCAGGTATCCCTGCGGAGGAGGCAAAAGAAATGGGACTTCCGCCACAGGATTATATTCCCCTCTCCATGGAAGAGAAAGTAGTTGCTCATGCGGATAATCTTGTGAAGGGAACAAAACGCATATCCACAGAGGAGCGCATCAACCGAATGAAGAAAAAAGGTGTCGGCAAAGAGGCCATAGAAAGAGTTCATGAACTTGCCGAAGAACTTGGAATAAAGCAACTTTAA
- a CDS encoding transcription factor, with product MIDLNDPVVRGYLIQLLGEEGITMIENMPEGEVTDEEIAEATGVLLNIVRRNLFIMNENKLSVCRRERDSSSGWLTYLWQLDMDDIDTQLTKEKKKLVKNLQARLDFEEDNVFYVCPEGCIRILFNNAADCHFLCPVCGEDLTFQENTEMVETLKERLTALQES from the coding sequence TTGATAGATTTAAATGACCCTGTAGTACGAGGATACCTGATTCAGCTGCTTGGAGAAGAAGGAATCACAATGATTGAGAACATGCCCGAAGGTGAAGTCACCGACGAGGAAATAGCAGAAGCTACGGGTGTGTTATTGAATATTGTTCGAAGAAACCTATTCATAATGAACGAGAATAAACTCTCCGTATGTCGCCGTGAAAGGGATTCAAGCAGCGGCTGGCTGACATACCTCTGGCAACTTGACATGGATGACATAGACACCCAGCTGACAAAAGAGAAGAAAAAACTCGTTAAGAACCTTCAGGCTCGTCTGGATTTTGAAGAGGATAACGTATTTTACGTCTGCCCGGAAGGATGCATAAGGATTCTATTCAACAATGCAGCTGACTGCCATTTTCTTTGTCCGGTATGTGGTGAAGACCTGACCTTCCAGGAAAATACGGAAATGGTTGAGACACTAAAAGAAAGACTTACTGCCTTGCAGGAAAGTTGA
- a CDS encoding ATP-grasp domain-containing protein, whose product MKNILIIGYSSRNIACSARGAGYNVYAIDAFCDRDLEYNTCKCHALMEEDIHEVDREEIVRIMDNFETDFDGVVLGSGFEKLEREIFDCPVLNNSVRQMRTVSDKKLFAEELQKLGIHHPETHVATNPPQINTPMILKPAMGGGGIFNKIVTSAGELEYQIDNLCKAGNFKPDELILQEVIHGTAASVSMISDGNQATTIAVNEQLIGIPWLTNMQFAYCGNITPMQTPHEKEMIEICKKLCKHFELKGSNGMDFIITEKGPVILEINARFQGSLDSVEIATGINLFQAHVDAFKGILPEKPKYQRWGGRTILYASEKPVTVSKQISEAFGKGHFADIPKSGYKAYPDEPVVSILSEGNSRSDVIGHMKEQAKMLHKIV is encoded by the coding sequence ATGAAAAACATCCTGATAATCGGGTACAGCAGCAGGAATATTGCCTGTTCTGCCAGGGGTGCAGGATATAATGTATATGCAATTGATGCTTTTTGTGACCGGGATCTGGAATATAATACATGCAAATGCCATGCTTTGATGGAAGAAGACATCCATGAAGTGGATAGGGAAGAAATTGTCCGGATAATGGATAATTTCGAAACGGATTTTGACGGAGTTGTCCTGGGCTCGGGGTTTGAAAAGCTTGAGAGGGAAATCTTTGACTGCCCGGTCCTGAATAATTCTGTAAGACAGATGAGAACTGTATCGGATAAAAAACTTTTTGCAGAAGAATTACAAAAACTTGGTATCCACCATCCTGAAACCCATGTAGCTACGAATCCTCCGCAAATAAACACCCCAATGATACTCAAGCCAGCAATGGGGGGCGGAGGGATTTTCAATAAAATAGTAACCAGTGCAGGTGAACTGGAATACCAGATTGACAATCTATGCAAAGCCGGAAATTTCAAACCGGATGAACTTATTCTGCAGGAAGTCATACACGGCACTGCAGCAAGTGTTTCCATGATAAGTGATGGAAATCAGGCTACTACAATTGCTGTTAATGAGCAACTCATAGGAATTCCCTGGCTCACCAACATGCAGTTTGCCTATTGTGGAAATATTACTCCCATGCAGACACCCCATGAAAAGGAAATGATTGAAATCTGCAAAAAATTATGTAAACATTTTGAACTGAAAGGCTCCAATGGAATGGATTTCATAATTACGGAGAAGGGACCCGTGATACTGGAAATAAATGCCAGGTTCCAGGGAAGCCTGGATAGTGTGGAAATTGCAACAGGAATCAATCTATTCCAGGCTCATGTAGATGCATTTAAGGGTATATTGCCAGAAAAACCAAAATACCAGCGGTGGGGTGGGAGAACTATACTGTATGCTTCTGAAAAACCGGTTACTGTCAGCAAACAAATATCTGAAGCCTTTGGAAAGGGGCATTTTGCAGACATCCCGAAATCCGGATATAAGGCATACCCGGATGAGCCGGTTGTTTCGATACTGTCAGAGGGTAATTCCAGAAGCGATGTAATTGGACATATGAAAGAACAGGCGAAAATGCTGCATAAGATAGTGTAA
- a CDS encoding 60S ribosomal export protein NMD3 produces MKELICPKCGNTTHNLYENVCKNCFFKQFKLAELDPVISTQICARCGSKYERGQWTDTKHDTNTVLEKVERELLLHENADIIELGFEPQKLTPYQYIVNVYIQAEIYGMPLEEKLTTEVRVQRSVCDACSRIAAGYYEGIIQLRASNRNPTDEEKKKCDHLVRDTLIRMEKKGDRLAFISNMSSSKEGTDYYIGSSGACRQICKIITSKLGGEHQESPSLFSQRDGKELYRVSYAVRLPKYVPGDVLYFNNQVLQIKNCDKKAKCIDLQTGKKVIASIEDIEKAEFLGVYNDAIRAVLVAIEDNAIMVLDPTNYQTVTLKKPFFLTAREGEEIPVLKTEYGIIPIPEEIKA; encoded by the coding sequence ATGAAAGAACTCATATGCCCTAAATGTGGCAATACTACTCACAATCTTTATGAAAATGTGTGCAAGAACTGTTTTTTCAAGCAGTTTAAACTTGCCGAATTAGACCCGGTCATAAGCACCCAGATCTGTGCCAGATGTGGCTCCAAGTACGAAAGAGGACAGTGGACAGATACAAAACACGATACAAATACAGTACTTGAGAAAGTTGAAAGAGAATTGTTGCTTCATGAAAATGCAGACATAATTGAACTTGGATTTGAACCTCAAAAACTGACGCCCTACCAGTATATTGTTAATGTTTACATTCAGGCAGAAATCTACGGCATGCCTCTGGAAGAAAAACTTACAACTGAGGTCCGTGTCCAGCGCAGTGTCTGTGATGCATGCAGCAGGATAGCTGCCGGTTACTATGAAGGAATCATCCAGCTTAGGGCAAGTAACAGGAATCCTACGGATGAAGAAAAGAAAAAATGTGACCACCTGGTCCGTGACACCCTGATCAGGATGGAAAAAAAAGGGGACAGACTGGCTTTTATTTCAAACATGTCTTCATCAAAGGAAGGAACAGATTACTATATCGGCTCATCTGGCGCCTGCAGGCAGATCTGTAAAATTATAACATCCAAACTTGGAGGAGAGCATCAGGAATCCCCTTCCCTGTTCAGCCAGCGAGATGGTAAGGAGCTCTATCGAGTATCATATGCGGTACGCCTGCCAAAATATGTTCCCGGAGATGTTCTCTATTTTAATAATCAGGTATTGCAAATAAAAAATTGTGATAAAAAAGCCAAATGTATAGACCTGCAAACCGGCAAGAAAGTTATTGCATCCATAGAAGATATCGAAAAGGCCGAGTTCCTGGGTGTATACAATGATGCAATACGGGCTGTACTGGTGGCAATTGAAGACAATGCCATAATGGTCCTTGATCCCACAAACTACCAGACAGTGACCCTCAAAAAACCCTTTTTCCTGACTGCCAGAGAGGGAGAGGAAATTCCGGTACTTAAAACCGAATATGGAATAATACCCATCCCCGAAGAGATAAAAGCATGA